Proteins encoded by one window of Mycolicibacterium sp. ND9-15:
- a CDS encoding bifunctional riboflavin kinase/FAD synthetase, with protein sequence MQRWRGQDEIPTDWGRCVVTIGVFDGVHRGHQELINRAVKTGRSRGVPTVVMTFDPHPMEVVFPGNHPAQLTTLTRRAELVEELGIDVFLVMPFTSDFMKLTPERYIHELLVERLHVVEVVVGDNFTFGKKAAGNVALLRKAGERFGFAVEAMSLVAEHHEDETVTFSSTYIRSCVDAGDVVAAAEALGRPHRVEGVVVRGDGRGKVLGFPTANVAPPMYSAIPADGVYAAWFTVLGHGPIAGSVVPGERYQAAVSVGTNPTFSGRTRTVEAFVLDTTADLYGQHVAVDFVARLRGQEKFAKVEDLVAQMGRDTEHARTILAR encoded by the coding sequence GTGCAGCGTTGGCGGGGACAAGACGAGATCCCGACCGACTGGGGCCGATGCGTGGTCACCATCGGGGTCTTCGACGGTGTGCATCGCGGCCACCAGGAACTGATCAACCGCGCGGTCAAGACCGGCCGCTCGCGCGGGGTGCCGACCGTGGTGATGACCTTCGATCCGCATCCGATGGAGGTCGTCTTCCCCGGCAATCATCCCGCGCAGCTGACCACGCTGACCCGGCGCGCCGAACTGGTCGAGGAACTCGGCATCGACGTTTTCCTGGTCATGCCGTTCACCTCGGATTTCATGAAGCTGACCCCGGAGCGCTACATCCACGAACTGCTGGTCGAACGCCTGCATGTGGTGGAGGTCGTGGTGGGGGACAACTTCACCTTCGGCAAGAAGGCGGCCGGCAACGTCGCGCTGCTGCGCAAGGCCGGCGAGCGGTTCGGCTTCGCGGTCGAGGCCATGTCCCTGGTGGCCGAACACCACGAGGACGAGACCGTCACCTTCTCGTCGACCTACATCCGGTCCTGCGTCGACGCCGGCGATGTCGTGGCAGCCGCCGAGGCGCTGGGCCGTCCCCACCGCGTGGAGGGCGTCGTGGTCCGCGGCGACGGCCGGGGCAAGGTGCTCGGTTTCCCCACCGCCAACGTCGCGCCGCCGATGTACTCGGCGATCCCGGCCGACGGGGTCTATGCGGCGTGGTTCACCGTGCTGGGCCACGGACCGATCGCGGGCAGCGTCGTTCCGGGCGAGCGGTATCAGGCCGCGGTTTCGGTCGGCACCAATCCGACCTTTTCCGGGCGCACCCGCACCGTGGAGGCGTTCGTGCTCGACACCACCGCCGATCTGTACGGCCAGCACGTGGCGGTCGACTTCGTGGCCAGGCTTCGCGGGCAGGAGAAGTTCGCCAAGGTCGAGGATCTGGTGGCGCAGATGGGCCGCGACACCGAGCACGCCCGCACGATCCTGGCTCGCTGA
- the pptT gene encoding 4'-phosphopantetheinyl transferase PptT — protein sequence MTIAASLLSDVLPATTSALAAAEIYRDPPDLAPLPEEEPLIAKSVAKRRNEFVTVRYCARQALGELGIEPVPILKGEKGEPRWPDGVVGSLTHCEGYRGAVVGRQVDVRSVGIDAEPHDVLPDGVLDAVSLPAERTELGQLPGGLHWDRILFCAKEATYKAWFPVTRRWLGFEDAHIVFEVDDTGTSGAFVSSILIDPAAEHGPPLETLAGRWSVRDGLALTAIVL from the coding sequence ATGACGATCGCCGCCTCACTGCTGTCCGACGTGCTGCCCGCGACGACGTCTGCGCTGGCCGCCGCCGAGATCTATCGCGATCCGCCGGACCTCGCCCCGTTGCCCGAGGAGGAGCCACTGATCGCCAAGTCGGTGGCCAAGCGCCGCAACGAGTTCGTCACCGTGCGGTACTGCGCACGGCAGGCGCTCGGTGAACTCGGAATCGAACCGGTGCCGATCCTGAAGGGGGAGAAGGGCGAACCCCGTTGGCCCGACGGCGTCGTCGGCTCCCTGACTCATTGCGAGGGGTACCGCGGCGCGGTGGTCGGTCGGCAGGTCGACGTGCGTTCGGTCGGTATCGACGCCGAACCACACGACGTGCTGCCCGACGGAGTGCTCGACGCGGTCAGCCTGCCGGCCGAGCGAACCGAACTCGGGCAATTGCCCGGGGGCCTGCATTGGGACCGAATTCTGTTCTGCGCCAAGGAGGCAACCTATAAGGCGTGGTTCCCGGTGACTCGCCGCTGGTTGGGTTTCGAGGATGCCCACATCGTCTTCGAGGTGGACGACACCGGCACGTCGGGGGCCTTCGTGTCGAGCATCCTGATCGACCCGGCTGCTGAACACGGCCCGCCACTAGAGACCTTGGCGGGCCGGTGGTCGGTCCGTGACGGGCTGGCGTTGACGGCAATCGTCTTGTGA
- the truB gene encoding tRNA pseudouridine(55) synthase TruB: MTSHDVVGRCRRYFGTRKVGHAGTLDPMATGVLVVGIDRATKILGLLSATDKTYAATIRLGQTTSTEDAEGEILQVVSVDSVTDAQIGRAVAGLCGEIDQVPSSVSAIKVGGQRAYKLAREGRAVELAPRRVRIDRFAVLNVRRQPGVIDVDVEVDCSSGTYIRALARDVGAALGVGGHLTALRRTRVGDFGLTEACTLDELADRPRLSYSLDAACLLAFPRRDLTAAEAEDVRHGRPLQPAGIGGIYAATADDGQVIALLEDRSARAKSVVVLRPATL; this comes from the coding sequence ATGACGAGCCACGACGTCGTCGGGCGCTGTCGTCGGTACTTCGGTACCCGCAAGGTCGGGCACGCCGGCACGCTGGACCCGATGGCGACCGGGGTGCTGGTCGTCGGCATCGATCGCGCCACCAAGATCCTCGGGTTGCTGAGCGCGACCGACAAGACGTATGCGGCGACCATCCGACTGGGCCAGACCACTTCCACCGAGGACGCCGAAGGCGAGATCCTGCAGGTGGTTTCGGTTGACAGCGTCACCGACGCACAAATCGGCCGGGCTGTGGCCGGACTGTGTGGTGAGATCGACCAGGTCCCGTCCTCGGTGAGCGCGATCAAGGTCGGCGGGCAGCGCGCCTACAAACTCGCCCGCGAGGGTCGGGCCGTCGAGTTGGCGCCGCGACGCGTGCGCATCGACCGCTTCGCGGTGCTGAACGTCCGGCGGCAGCCCGGCGTCATCGACGTCGACGTCGAAGTGGACTGTTCCAGCGGTACCTACATCCGCGCACTGGCCCGCGACGTGGGGGCCGCGTTGGGAGTCGGCGGGCACCTCACGGCGTTGCGCCGCACCAGAGTCGGGGACTTCGGTTTGACCGAGGCGTGCACGCTCGACGAACTGGCCGACCGGCCACGGCTGTCCTACAGCCTGGACGCGGCGTGCCTCCTGGCGTTCCCTCGGCGGGACCTGACGGCGGCCGAGGCCGAGGACGTCCGGCACGGACGGCCGCTGCAGCCCGCTGGAATCGGTGGCATCTACGCCGCGACGGCCGACGATGGTCAGGTCATCGCGTTGCTCGAAGATCGGTCGGCGCGGGCGAAATCGGTGGTGGTGCTGCGCCCGGCGACCTTGTAG
- the mntR gene encoding manganese-binding transcriptional regulator MntR: MNPAGDARDLTTVAQDYLKVIWTVQEWSLEKISTKLLAERIGVSASTASESIRKLADQGLVNHEKYGAVTLTAAGRAAALAMVRRHRLMETFLVRELGYGWDEVHDEAEVLEHAVSDRMLDRIDAKLGYPTRDPHGDPIPAADGRVPTPDARQLSVCHDGDTGTIARISDADPEMLRYFDSVGINLDSRLRVLARRDFAGMISVAIESSDGDDTTVDLGSPAAEAIWVVAS, encoded by the coding sequence GTGAATCCTGCCGGCGATGCGCGTGACCTGACGACGGTTGCCCAGGACTACCTGAAAGTCATCTGGACCGTCCAGGAATGGTCGCTGGAGAAGATCAGCACGAAGCTGCTGGCCGAGCGGATCGGCGTGTCGGCCAGCACGGCCTCGGAGTCGATCCGCAAGCTCGCCGACCAGGGGTTGGTCAATCACGAGAAGTACGGCGCGGTGACATTGACGGCGGCCGGCCGGGCCGCCGCGCTGGCGATGGTGCGCCGCCACCGGCTGATGGAGACGTTTCTCGTCCGCGAGTTGGGTTACGGCTGGGACGAGGTGCACGACGAGGCCGAGGTGCTCGAGCACGCGGTGTCGGACCGGATGCTGGACCGAATCGATGCAAAGCTCGGGTACCCGACCCGCGATCCGCACGGTGACCCCATCCCCGCCGCCGACGGCCGGGTACCCACGCCGGACGCCCGCCAGTTGTCGGTGTGTCACGACGGCGACACCGGCACGATCGCACGCATTTCCGACGCCGATCCCGAGATGCTGCGGTACTTCGACAGCGTCGGCATCAATCTGGACTCGCGGCTGCGGGTGCTGGCCCGCCGCGACTTCGCGGGGATGATCTCGGTCGCCATCGAATCATCAGACGGTGACGATACGACGGTCGACCTGGGAAGCCCTGCCGCAGAAGCGATTTGGGTGGTCGCGAGCTAG
- a CDS encoding DUF6632 domain-containing protein: MSSPYRLLQLALGVFGVVMLCVYPLAVLWPSGWAWHAGPPHHSDYFMMIVGLYATLGVFLLWAARNPRAHLSLIWFTVWSSVVHAAIMTVQAVRGEHQTGHLLGDVPALLLVAIVLAVLVRASGLKLPGEQPAALERG; this comes from the coding sequence ATGTCGTCTCCGTACAGGCTGCTCCAGCTCGCACTCGGAGTGTTCGGCGTCGTCATGCTCTGCGTGTATCCACTGGCCGTGCTCTGGCCGTCGGGATGGGCATGGCATGCGGGGCCGCCCCACCATTCGGACTATTTCATGATGATCGTCGGGCTGTACGCCACGCTCGGAGTCTTTCTGTTGTGGGCAGCGCGAAATCCGAGAGCTCATCTGAGCTTGATCTGGTTCACGGTGTGGTCCAGCGTCGTTCACGCCGCCATCATGACGGTGCAAGCGGTGCGCGGCGAGCATCAGACGGGTCACCTCCTGGGCGACGTGCCCGCGCTGTTGCTGGTTGCGATCGTGTTGGCGGTGCTGGTGCGAGCTTCGGGGCTCAAGCTGCCCGGGGAACAGCCGGCGGCACTTGAGCGGGGCTAG